AAAAAACAGTACAGGCTACGAACTCATGTTTGATATAAATGGGATTGCCATTGTTCCCTGCGATCGATGTTTAGACGACATGGAACAGCCAGTCTCAATACGTGAAAAGTTATTGGTCAAATTTGGCAAAACTTTTTCTGAAGAAGGTTCGGATGTTGTGATTGTGCCTGAAGACGAAGGAGAAATCAATGTTGCATGGTTTTTGTATGAGTTTATAGCTTTGGCTATTCCTATGAAGCATGTGCATCCTCCTGGAAAATGCAACAGAGCAATGACAACGCAATTACGAAAACACACGACAAAAAGAT
The sequence above is drawn from the Microbacter margulisiae genome and encodes:
- a CDS encoding YceD family protein, coding for MGKFEAYSIPLKAITAGSHTFKYDLNNDYFAKIDSAEVRKGNLLAVVVAKKNSTGYELMFDINGIAIVPCDRCLDDMEQPVSIREKLLVKFGKTFSEEGSDVVIVPEDEGEINVAWFLYEFIALAIPMKHVHPPGKCNRAMTTQLRKHTTKRSDESEEDLSTDDNESYSEQNEQEYDARWSKLKDLIDND